The Pseudomonadota bacterium genome includes a region encoding these proteins:
- the had gene encoding 6-hydroxycyclohex-1-ene-1-carbonyl-CoA dehydrogenase, whose product MFVTAAQQPLQRRAFEIAPPARDEIVVEVAGCGLCHTDLGFLSGAVQTRHQLPLVLGHEISGRVIAAGEMHHDLIDRAVVIPAVLPCGDCELCRAGRDNICQRQRMPGNDFNGGFASHVKVPARFVCPLPDDLGGFPLAELSVVADAITTPYESVLRSGLAEGELAVVIGVGGVGLYLVQHARNRGAHVVAIDIDSDRLAAAEQAGAELTVNAANYDPRELRKHLRQFASEHDYPDNRWRVFETSGTAAGQKTAYGLLSFAGSLGVVGFTMDKIELRLSNIMAFDATVFGNWGCSPRHYPAVVEQVLDGRIEVRANVSQFPLADINEVIDKANTHQLDARAVLVP is encoded by the coding sequence ATGTTCGTTACCGCGGCCCAGCAGCCACTGCAGCGGCGGGCGTTCGAGATCGCGCCCCCGGCCCGTGACGAGATTGTGGTGGAGGTGGCCGGCTGCGGGCTTTGCCATACCGACCTGGGCTTTCTTTCCGGAGCAGTTCAGACTCGTCATCAGCTGCCCCTCGTTCTTGGTCACGAGATCAGCGGCCGGGTCATCGCCGCTGGCGAGATGCATCACGATCTGATCGACCGCGCGGTCGTGATCCCCGCCGTGCTGCCCTGCGGCGACTGCGAACTGTGCCGGGCGGGGCGAGACAACATCTGCCAGCGCCAGAGAATGCCCGGCAACGACTTCAACGGCGGTTTCGCCAGCCACGTCAAGGTGCCGGCGCGCTTCGTCTGCCCGCTGCCCGATGATCTGGGCGGTTTTCCGCTGGCCGAGCTGTCTGTGGTCGCCGACGCCATTACCACGCCCTACGAGTCCGTGCTGCGAAGCGGCCTGGCCGAAGGCGAGCTGGCGGTGGTCATCGGCGTCGGCGGGGTCGGGCTCTACCTGGTCCAGCACGCCCGCAACCGCGGCGCCCATGTGGTCGCCATCGACATCGATTCCGACCGTCTGGCCGCAGCCGAGCAGGCCGGCGCCGAGCTGACCGTCAATGCCGCCAACTACGATCCACGCGAGCTGCGCAAGCACCTGCGCCAGTTCGCCAGCGAACACGACTATCCGGACAACCGCTGGCGCGTGTTCGAAACCAGCGGTACGGCCGCCGGGCAAAAAACCGCCTATGGTCTGCTGAGCTTTGCCGGCAGCCTCGGGGTGGTCGGCTTCACCATGGACAAGATCGAGCTCAGACTGTCGAACATCATGGCCTTCGACGCCACCGTGTTCGGCAACTGGGGCTGTTCGCCGCGCCACTACCCGGCGGTGGTCGAGCAGGTGCTCGACGGCCGCATCGAGGTGCGCGCCAATGTCTCGCAGTTCCCGCTGGCCGATATCAACGAGGTCATCGACAAGGCCAATACCCACCAGCTTGACGCCCGCGCGGTGCTGGTGCCCTGA
- a CDS encoding NnrS family protein translates to MADSPSTSDSQAPAGRRRPTRYVTETVFFPAAAAYGAVAVPLSVHGMLGGSWAPPGLSNPSAHAHELLFGYALAVVTGFLVNRLSMRRMLLLALLWVAGRVTFLALPGNSLALAANLGFALAVAGTAAPRFMKAAKKWRNRVIAPLILAICATAAVSQTAIFGGAAILTWLALSEAVLLFALLMLFFGGRLIAPAAAGAIEAVGGRLTARVQPRVEGALLILMGAALLCNPFPGLRVPTGAILIAAGALALVRLLRWRLWACRARPDLLCLGVGYAWLSLGLILLGLDRTVGIGTVGAGTTHAITVGALGTLTTNVMLRTRLLRLRKPPVAIAGWLIAITTLLALATIARILAGGEAIVLAMAAGLWCTALTLCLALLSRHR, encoded by the coding sequence ATGGCAGATTCCCCGTCTACAAGCGATTCGCAAGCCCCCGCGGGGCGGAGGCGACCGACTCGGTACGTCACTGAAACCGTTTTTTTCCCGGCGGCCGCCGCCTACGGAGCCGTGGCCGTGCCGCTGTCCGTGCACGGCATGCTGGGCGGGTCCTGGGCTCCGCCGGGACTGAGCAATCCGTCGGCTCACGCCCACGAGCTGTTGTTTGGCTATGCGCTGGCGGTGGTGACCGGCTTTCTGGTCAATCGTCTGTCGATGCGACGCATGCTGCTGCTCGCCTTGCTGTGGGTCGCTGGCCGTGTGACCTTCCTGGCGCTGCCGGGCAACAGCCTGGCGCTAGCGGCCAATCTCGGCTTTGCGCTGGCGGTCGCGGGCACCGCAGCGCCGCGCTTCATGAAGGCCGCCAAGAAATGGCGCAATCGAGTTATCGCGCCCCTGATTCTCGCCATCTGCGCAACCGCAGCCGTTTCGCAGACCGCCATCTTCGGCGGCGCTGCCATCCTGACCTGGCTGGCGCTGTCCGAGGCAGTGCTGCTGTTCGCGCTGCTGATGCTGTTTTTCGGCGGCCGGCTGATCGCGCCGGCCGCTGCCGGTGCCATCGAGGCCGTCGGTGGTCGTCTGACGGCACGCGTTCAGCCGCGTGTCGAAGGTGCATTGCTAATCCTGATGGGCGCTGCACTGCTGTGCAATCCGTTTCCAGGGCTCCGCGTCCCAACCGGCGCCATCCTGATTGCGGCCGGCGCGCTGGCGTTGGTCCGACTGCTGCGCTGGCGGCTTTGGGCATGCCGCGCGAGGCCGGACCTGCTGTGTCTCGGCGTCGGCTATGCCTGGCTCAGCCTGGGCCTCATTCTGCTGGGCCTGGATCGCACCGTCGGGATCGGCACCGTCGGGGCCGGGACGACGCATGCCATCACGGTCGGCGCCCTGGGGACGCTGACCACCAACGTCATGCTGCGAACCCGTCTGCTGAGGCTGCGCAAACCACCGGTCGCGATCGCAGGGTGGCTGATCGCCATCACGACACTTCTGGCCCTGGCCACGATCGCCCGCATACTGGCTGGCGGCGAAGCAATCGTGCTGGCAATGGCCGCCGGACTTTGGTGTACGGCGCTGACCCTGTGCCTGGCGCTGCTATCGCGCCATCGCTGA
- a CDS encoding threonine ammonia-lyase translates to MNDREIPLDLGVLQAARERIRDRIIDTPLSESQRLAERIGASLALKHENLQLTGSFKIRGASHKLALLDAQDQRPAGVVAASAGNHAQALAFAARRFGLPAVVVMPETAPMTKVDACQALGARIEQVGTSLEEATVRARQLADRERLVFVSPYDDWNIIAGQASCGLEMLEAMPDMTVAVVPLGGGGLLSGIALALKLQRPDVRVIGVQAEAVAPWRHFLDDGGFEPIDPQARTIADGISVKAPGQLTRQVIAEYVDEIVTVDDNAIARAIVTLLETTRTIAEGGGAVALAALLEGRIAIGRDERVACVISGGNIDMSLVGRSIDFGLSASGRLLSIAVTLPDRPGSLAGLINRVAELGMNVREVRHRRGEVHVQVGLTEITLELETRDRAHQRRLLDALERDGLAVREAM, encoded by the coding sequence ATGAACGATCGTGAAATACCCCTGGATCTCGGTGTACTGCAAGCCGCGCGCGAGCGTATTCGCGACCGCATCATCGACACGCCGTTGTCAGAGAGCCAGCGCCTGGCCGAGCGCATCGGCGCATCGCTTGCCCTCAAACACGAGAATCTGCAGCTGACCGGCTCGTTCAAGATTCGCGGCGCCAGTCACAAGCTGGCGCTGCTGGATGCGCAGGACCAAAGACCGGCGGGCGTGGTGGCCGCGTCGGCCGGCAACCACGCCCAGGCACTGGCTTTTGCGGCCCGGCGTTTCGGCCTGCCTGCCGTGGTGGTCATGCCCGAGACTGCGCCGATGACCAAGGTTGATGCCTGTCAGGCGCTGGGTGCGCGCATCGAGCAGGTTGGCACCAGCCTGGAAGAAGCCACCGTGCGCGCTCGCCAACTGGCCGACCGCGAGCGGCTGGTCTTCGTTTCGCCCTATGACGACTGGAACATCATCGCCGGCCAGGCCAGCTGCGGCCTGGAAATGCTCGAGGCCATGCCCGACATGACCGTCGCGGTCGTGCCACTGGGCGGCGGCGGGTTGTTGTCGGGCATTGCCCTGGCGCTTAAGCTGCAGCGCCCGGATGTGCGCGTGATCGGCGTGCAGGCCGAGGCCGTCGCACCCTGGCGGCATTTCCTGGACGATGGCGGCTTCGAGCCGATCGACCCGCAGGCCCGCACGATCGCCGACGGCATCAGCGTCAAGGCGCCTGGCCAGCTGACCCGGCAGGTCATTGCCGAATATGTCGACGAGATCGTGACCGTCGACGACAACGCCATCGCGCGCGCCATCGTCACGCTGCTCGAGACCACCCGCACCATCGCCGAGGGCGGCGGCGCCGTTGCCCTGGCGGCGTTGCTCGAAGGCCGGATCGCGATTGGGCGCGACGAACGGGTTGCCTGCGTAATCTCGGGCGGGAACATCGACATGTCCCTGGTCGGTCGATCAATCGATTTCGGCCTGAGCGCCAGCGGGCGGCTGCTGAGTATCGCCGTGACCCTGCCGGACCGCCCGGGCAGCCTGGCCGGACTGATCAACCGGGTGGCTGAGCTGGGCATGAACGTGCGCGAAGTTCGTCACCGTCGCGGTGAGGTTCACGTCCAGGTCGGGCTGACCGAGATCACCCTGGAGCTCGAGACCCGCGATCGCGCTCACCAGCGTCGTCTGCTCGACGCGCTCGAGCGCGATGGACTGGCGGTTCGCGAAGCCATGTGA
- a CDS encoding DUF488 family protein: MSKPEIGIQRIYDDKGQVSATRVLVDRVWPRGISKDEADLDHWYKEIAPSTELRKWFGHDPKLWAAFKQKYRKELKDDDKREKLGELAEMARSDGLVLLYGARDDEHNQAVVLREVIEELCERSS, encoded by the coding sequence ATGAGCAAACCAGAGATTGGAATCCAGCGCATCTATGACGACAAGGGTCAAGTCTCCGCCACCCGCGTACTGGTCGACCGCGTCTGGCCGCGTGGCATTTCGAAGGACGAGGCCGATCTCGACCACTGGTACAAGGAGATCGCGCCGTCGACCGAGCTGCGCAAATGGTTCGGCCACGACCCGAAGCTGTGGGCCGCGTTCAAGCAGAAGTACCGCAAGGAACTGAAAGACGACGACAAGCGCGAAAAGCTCGGGGAGCTGGCCGAGATGGCCCGCTCGGACGGGCTGGTGCTGCTTTACGGGGCCAGGGACGACGAGCACAACCAGGCGGTCGTGCTGCGCGAGGTCATCGAGGAACTGTGCGAGCGATCATCGTGA
- a CDS encoding zinc-finger domain-containing protein — MVAKRLQGELKPACQQEEYEVRWEDLPLSCPTPAMKVWNAHPRVYVPVHRSGREMCEYCGAVYVLADPEPDQPMPMFDNAEIEDRFRRAQQRVRDERSRDV; from the coding sequence ATGGTTGCCAAACGCCTGCAGGGAGAGCTCAAGCCCGCCTGTCAACAGGAAGAGTACGAGGTCCGCTGGGAGGATCTGCCGCTGTCGTGCCCGACCCCGGCCATGAAGGTCTGGAACGCCCACCCGCGCGTCTACGTGCCGGTGCATCGTTCGGGCCGCGAAATGTGCGAGTACTGCGGCGCCGTCTACGTGCTCGCCGATCCCGAGCCGGATCAGCCGATGCCGATGTTCGACAACGCCGAGATCGAGGATCGCTTTCGTCGCGCCCAGCAGCGCGTGCGCGACGAACGCAGCCGCGACGTTTGA
- a CDS encoding NAD(P)H-dependent oxidoreductase has product MALRQRRILIIQGHPDPAGGHFGHALAEAYRRGASAGGHQIDDVRLAGLDFPLLASEKDWTGGALPSVLRPVQEKITRADHLVIIFPLWLGTAPARVKGFLEQILRPGFAFAADARSGIGQRLLKGKSARVIITMGMPGMVYRCYFGAHGYRNLKRNILHFCGIRPVRACFVGRVASAAAGHHRKWLRRAEALGRRGH; this is encoded by the coding sequence ATGGCGCTTCGTCAGCGACGAATTTTGATCATTCAGGGTCATCCCGATCCGGCCGGCGGGCATTTCGGTCATGCCCTGGCCGAGGCCTACCGCCGGGGCGCATCGGCGGGCGGGCATCAAATCGACGATGTGCGTCTGGCCGGCCTGGACTTCCCGCTCCTGGCCAGTGAAAAGGACTGGACCGGGGGAGCGCTGCCGTCAGTGCTGCGGCCGGTTCAGGAGAAGATCACACGGGCCGATCATCTGGTGATCATCTTTCCATTGTGGCTGGGCACGGCGCCAGCCCGGGTCAAGGGCTTCCTGGAACAGATCCTTCGGCCTGGATTTGCGTTTGCCGCCGATGCCCGCAGCGGCATAGGGCAGCGTCTTCTCAAGGGGAAGTCGGCGCGAGTCATCATTACCATGGGCATGCCGGGCATGGTCTACCGCTGCTATTTCGGGGCGCATGGTTACCGCAATCTCAAGCGCAATATCCTGCATTTCTGCGGAATACGACCGGTTCGCGCCTGTTTCGTGGGTCGCGTAGCCAGTGCAGCAGCGGGCCATCACCGGAAATGGCTCAGGCGGGCCGAAGCGCTGGGCCGCCGGGGCCACTGA
- a CDS encoding methyltransferase domain-containing protein, with amino-acid sequence MNCNLCGSKKFVDMKSRPNVRCSKCGSLERTRLLWLYLQNIRLDAESRVLHLAPERGLFDALSRRLKAENYVVADIDPERYAFARTCRRIDLCDLDDWPSCEFDLIVHSHVLEHSPCNIAYTLFHLHRMLKDDGLHVFVVPFMRGKYDESFQDLSDEERHVRFGQFDHVRRFGNDDIASHLGKIVNVPARFDPVEQFGMEVLRQANIPDNHWRGFHIGTVLMLRKDDYRLR; translated from the coding sequence ATGAACTGCAATCTTTGTGGCAGCAAGAAGTTTGTCGACATGAAATCGAGACCGAATGTCCGCTGCAGCAAGTGTGGCTCCCTGGAACGGACGCGGCTGCTGTGGCTCTACCTCCAGAATATCCGGCTTGACGCTGAGAGCAGGGTCCTGCACCTGGCGCCTGAACGAGGGTTATTCGATGCGCTGTCCAGGCGGTTGAAAGCGGAGAATTACGTGGTCGCCGACATTGATCCGGAGCGCTACGCCTTCGCCAGAACCTGCCGGCGCATCGATTTGTGCGATCTGGATGACTGGCCATCCTGCGAGTTCGATCTGATTGTTCATTCGCATGTGCTCGAGCATTCACCCTGCAATATTGCCTATACGCTGTTTCATTTGCACCGAATGCTCAAGGACGATGGTCTGCACGTCTTTGTCGTTCCTTTCATGCGCGGCAAATACGACGAAAGCTTCCAGGACTTGAGCGACGAAGAGCGTCACGTCCGGTTTGGGCAGTTTGATCACGTTCGCAGATTCGGGAACGACGATATTGCATCTCACCTGGGCAAGATCGTAAACGTCCCGGCCAGGTTCGATCCGGTTGAGCAGTTCGGTATGGAGGTTCTGCGCCAAGCCAATATCCCCGACAATCACTGGCGCGGATTTCACATTGGAACGGTTCTGATGCTCAGAAAGGACGATTACCGGCTGCGGTAG
- a CDS encoding S8 family serine peptidase: MKLFRSVVLSAALAALALGAAWESSAQTPDGSMAGRDAPVSGQSLRIRLQQAEFDPLLEVPALPPQLTWTGPSSGDVDYFIVQFEGPIRSDWRKRLEQIGAEVMDYVPDFAYLVRMAPNAVTAARQLAPVRWVGRYEPAFRLSNELIDALPDARAGFREALVVRLFPGEPVEQLTGELVSQGAQIARRHADTGGGVIFRLSVPQTAVVDLGRIRGVAWIEPEREPAYHNEVARSNAIMAKDQVETDLGLFGGNQIVAVGDTGLSTGNAATVHSDFSGRVVGGTWGPGGCGTWADNHSHGTHVAGSVLGSGFRSGADIPNQDYSGSNAGIAPEAGLYVWSFCNDFSGLPGAPYNDYYGVLRAVDTTLRTNTNSWGYTSGFGQYNTFTRETDRFVRNNEDMVILYSAGNSGTDANSNGVVDPGSIGMPGTAKNVITVGASENVRATNSFTWGAAWPSDFPANPINSDAVANNASGMAAFSSRGPTLSGRIKPDVVGPGTNIVSTRNESTGSGWGVYDTYYLYMGGTSMSTPLVAGASAIVREYFQTVHGTDPTAALVKGLLVNGAYDMTPGQYGAGATQDVTQRPDNNQGWGRVDLANSLIYSGNRTLWFEEHAGLGTGQSYQVSLDAIASATPLRFTLVWTDYQGTEASHGVLVNDLDLVVEDPNGIVHRGNQVLTGGSADRNNNIEGIDLAPIAGTYTMTIEGFNVPQGPQPFALVVSGDIQTGPVGTLDGLVDDGSNPLANATVTAVGPVTQSDLTDGAGNYSMTLPAGVYDVTASLSGHSPQTVSGVTVTDGGLTTQNFSLAVIPSATVTVCNTPNLAIPDGDPAGVDDAMAIGVSENILDVNVYIQGTHSWVGDLAFRLTHPNGSAQAMVVDRPGVPTSTYGCSGSNFDLWTDDEGTDGPVEDQCAGSPPALFGNPTPNDPLSVFDGLPANGSWTLNASDSVTPDPGTLVEWCLEITHAVTTPGPHTVTASVGGGSGTITPASQSVDHGNSASFTVTPDPGWSVDTVTGDTCTPIDAGGGSWTAANITAACAVTASFQINSYTVTASVGGGSGTITPASQSVDHGNSASFTVTPDPGWSVDTVTGDTCTPIDAGGGSWTAANITAACAVTASFQINSYTVTASVGGGSGTITPASQSVDHGNSASFTVTPDPGWSVDTVTGDTCTPSDAGGGSWTAANITAACAVTASFQINSYTVTASVGGGSGTITPASQSVDHGNSASFTVTPDPGWSVDTVTGDTCTPIDAGGGSWTAANITAACAVEAGFVPQTDEVFEDRFEFSGP; the protein is encoded by the coding sequence ATGAAATTATTTCGATCAGTCGTCCTGTCCGCCGCGCTGGCGGCACTGGCTCTTGGCGCGGCCTGGGAATCGTCGGCGCAAACGCCGGATGGGTCGATGGCCGGGCGTGATGCACCGGTATCCGGGCAGTCGCTCCGGATCCGCCTGCAGCAGGCCGAATTCGATCCCCTGCTCGAAGTGCCCGCCCTTCCCCCGCAGCTGACCTGGACCGGGCCGTCGTCCGGGGACGTCGACTACTTTATCGTGCAGTTCGAGGGCCCGATTCGATCGGACTGGCGCAAGCGTCTGGAGCAGATCGGTGCCGAGGTCATGGACTACGTCCCGGATTTTGCCTATCTGGTGCGCATGGCGCCGAATGCCGTCACCGCGGCTCGCCAGCTGGCGCCAGTGCGCTGGGTGGGTCGCTACGAGCCGGCGTTTCGGCTGAGCAATGAACTGATCGATGCACTGCCGGATGCGCGCGCGGGATTCCGTGAGGCACTGGTCGTGCGCCTGTTCCCCGGCGAACCCGTGGAGCAGCTGACCGGAGAACTTGTCTCGCAGGGCGCGCAGATTGCCCGTCGGCATGCCGATACCGGCGGCGGGGTCATCTTTCGCCTGAGCGTGCCGCAAACCGCCGTTGTCGATCTCGGCCGGATCCGGGGCGTGGCCTGGATCGAGCCCGAGCGTGAGCCCGCCTATCACAATGAAGTGGCGCGCAGCAACGCGATCATGGCCAAGGACCAGGTCGAGACCGACCTCGGGCTTTTTGGTGGTAATCAGATCGTGGCGGTCGGCGATACCGGCTTGAGCACCGGCAACGCCGCGACCGTGCACAGCGATTTTTCCGGACGAGTGGTCGGCGGCACCTGGGGGCCGGGTGGCTGCGGCACCTGGGCCGATAACCACTCGCACGGCACGCACGTGGCCGGATCGGTGCTCGGCAGCGGCTTTCGCAGCGGTGCCGATATCCCCAACCAGGACTACAGTGGCTCCAATGCCGGTATCGCGCCGGAAGCCGGTCTGTACGTCTGGAGTTTCTGCAACGACTTCAGCGGGCTGCCGGGCGCACCCTACAACGACTACTACGGCGTTCTGCGTGCGGTCGATACGACACTGCGCACCAACACCAATTCCTGGGGATACACGAGCGGCTTCGGGCAGTACAACACCTTCACCCGCGAGACCGACCGTTTCGTTCGTAACAATGAAGACATGGTCATTCTGTATTCGGCCGGCAACAGCGGCACGGACGCCAATTCCAACGGCGTCGTCGATCCCGGTTCGATCGGGATGCCCGGAACGGCCAAGAACGTGATTACCGTTGGCGCGTCGGAAAACGTCCGGGCCACCAACTCGTTTACCTGGGGTGCGGCCTGGCCCAGTGATTTTCCCGCCAACCCGATCAATTCGGATGCCGTGGCCAATAACGCCAGCGGCATGGCGGCCTTTTCGAGTCGCGGGCCCACCCTGAGCGGGCGCATCAAGCCTGATGTGGTTGGCCCCGGAACCAATATCGTTTCAACCCGAAACGAGAGCACCGGCAGCGGCTGGGGCGTCTACGACACCTATTACCTGTACATGGGCGGAACCAGCATGTCCACACCGCTGGTCGCCGGCGCCAGTGCCATCGTGCGCGAGTACTTCCAGACCGTCCATGGCACGGACCCCACGGCCGCACTGGTCAAGGGTCTGCTGGTCAACGGCGCCTACGACATGACTCCAGGACAGTACGGTGCCGGGGCAACGCAGGATGTGACCCAGCGCCCGGACAACAATCAGGGCTGGGGCCGGGTGGACCTGGCCAACAGCTTGATCTACAGCGGCAATCGAACGCTGTGGTTCGAAGAGCATGCCGGGCTGGGTACCGGGCAGAGTTACCAGGTCAGTCTCGACGCGATTGCCTCGGCCACGCCACTGCGGTTTACCCTGGTCTGGACCGACTATCAGGGTACCGAGGCGAGCCATGGCGTCCTGGTCAACGATCTCGATCTGGTTGTCGAAGATCCCAACGGCATCGTGCATCGCGGCAATCAGGTCCTGACCGGCGGCTCAGCCGACAGGAACAACAATATCGAAGGCATCGACCTGGCGCCCATCGCCGGCACCTACACGATGACCATCGAAGGCTTCAATGTGCCGCAGGGCCCGCAGCCGTTCGCGCTGGTCGTCAGCGGCGATATTCAGACCGGGCCGGTTGGCACGCTGGATGGCCTGGTCGACGACGGAAGCAATCCGCTGGCCAACGCGACCGTCACGGCAGTTGGCCCGGTTACCCAGTCGGACCTGACCGATGGCGCGGGCAACTACTCGATGACGCTGCCGGCGGGGGTGTATGACGTCACCGCCAGTCTGAGCGGGCACAGCCCGCAAACGGTCAGCGGAGTCACCGTGACCGATGGTGGCCTGACCACCCAGAACTTCAGCCTGGCGGTCATTCCTTCGGCCACGGTAACGGTCTGCAACACGCCGAATCTGGCGATTCCGGATGGGGATCCGGCCGGCGTCGACGATGCGATGGCGATTGGCGTCAGTGAGAACATTCTGGACGTCAATGTCTACATTCAGGGCACCCACAGCTGGGTTGGTGACCTCGCTTTCAGGCTGACGCACCCGAACGGCAGCGCGCAGGCGATGGTGGTCGATCGGCCCGGCGTGCCGACGTCCACCTATGGATGCAGCGGCAGCAATTTCGATCTGTGGACTGATGACGAGGGCACGGACGGCCCGGTCGAGGACCAGTGCGCGGGTTCCCCACCGGCGCTGTTTGGCAACCCCACGCCCAACGATCCGCTGTCGGTGTTTGACGGGCTTCCGGCCAACGGCAGCTGGACGCTGAACGCATCCGACAGCGTCACCCCGGATCCCGGAACGCTGGTGGAGTGGTGCCTGGAGATTACCCACGCGGTAACCACGCCGGGCCCGCATACGGTGACCGCATCGGTCGGCGGGGGCAGCGGCACGATCACGCCGGCAAGCCAGTCGGTCGATCACGGCAACTCGGCCAGTTTCACCGTGACGCCGGATCCCGGCTGGTCGGTGGACACGGTCACGGGTGATACCTGCACGCCGATCGATGCCGGCGGCGGCAGCTGGACGGCGGCCAACATCACCGCGGCCTGCGCGGTGACGGCGAGCTTCCAGATCAACAGCTACACGGTGACCGCATCGGTCGGCGGGGGCAGCGGCACGATCACGCCGGCAAGCCAGTCGGTCGACCACGGCAACTCGGCCAGTTTCACTGTCACGCCGGATCCCGGCTGGTCGGTGGACACGGTCACGGGTGATACCTGCACCCCGATCGATGCCGGCGGGGGCAGCTGGACGGCGGCCAACATCACGGCGGCCTGTGCGGTGACGGCCAGCTTCCAGATCAACAGCTACACGGTGACCGCATCGGTCGGCGGCGGCAGCGGCACGATCACACCGGCAAGCCAGTCGGTCGACCACGGCAACTCGGCCAGTTTCACCGTGACGCCGGATCCCGGCTGGTCGGTGGACACGGTCACGGGCGATACCTGCACGCCGAGCGATGCCGGCGGCGGCAGCTGGACGGCGGCCAACATCACGGCGGCCTGTGCGGTGACGGCCAGCTTCCAGATCAACAGCTACACGGTGACCGCATCGGTCGGCGGGGGCAGCGGCACGATCACGCCGGCAAGCCAGTCGGTCGACCACGGCAACTCGGCCAGTTTCACTGTCACGCCGGATCCCGGCTGGTCGGTGGACACGGTCACGGGTGATACCTGCACCCCGATCGATGCCGGCGGGGGCAGCTGGACGGCGGCCAACATCACCGCGGCCTGTGCCGTTGAAGCCGGGTTTGTACCGCAGACCGACGAGGTGTTCGAAGACCGGTTCGAGTTCAGCGGACCATAG